CACCAAGCCGGCCTCGATCGTGTCGAGCACCTCATAGGAAAACCGCGCCTTGCGGTTCTCAGCAACGGTCTTGTTGTTGGGATCGGCTTTTCTGACTTGGTTCATGACATGGAGAGGTGGCGCCTCATCCCTAATTTATCAAGCCGGCGTGCTTCATCGCCGCATCGATCTTGTCGGCGGTCGACTGTTCGACCGTCATCAGCGGCGAGCGCAACACATTCTCGACCTTGCCGAGCTTCGACAGCGCGTACTTCGCCCCGGAGACGCCGGGCTCGATGAAGATGGCCTTGTGCAGCGGCAACAAGCGGTCCTGCAATTCCAGCGCCCTTGCGCTGTCGCCGGAGAGCGTCGCTTCCTGGAATTCGGCGCAGAGCCGCGGCGCGACATTCGATGTCACCGAGATGCAACCGACACCGCCATGCGCATTGAAGCCGAGCGCCGAAGCATCCTCGCCGGAAAGCTGGATGAAATCCTTGCCGCAGGTGGCACGCTGCTCTGAAACCCGCTCGACCTTGCCGGTGGCATCCTTGACGCCGATGATGTTCTTGAAGTCGTGCGCCAGCTGGCCCATCGTCTCCGGCATCATGTCGATGACCGAGCGCGGCGGGATATTGTAGATGATGATCGGCAGGCTGGTCGCCTTGGCGACCGCCGCGAAATGCGCGTAGAGGCCGCGCTGCGTCGGCTTGTTGTAATAAGGCGTGACCACCAGCGCGGCGTCGGCGCCCGCCTTCTCGGCATATTGCACCAGGCCAATCGCCTCTTCGGTGTTATTGGAGCCAGCACCGGCAACGACCGGGGCGCGGCCCTTGGCCACTTCGATGCACACCTTGACCACATGACGATGCTCGTCATGGGACAGCGTCGGCGACTCGCCGGTGGTGCCGACGGGAACCAGCCCCTTCGTGCCCTCATCGAGCTGCCAGGCAACAAATGCGCGAAAGGCTTTCTCGTCGAAACGGCCGCTCTTTTCGAACGGTGTCACGAGCGCGGTAAGCGAGCCTCTCAGCATATCGTCCAACTCCTTGGGACTTCTTTGTCTGTGCATGCCGTTGTCCCAAAACCGGTAACCACTTTTGGGCGACATGCATCGGTGTTTTATCGAGCGCCTTCTAGCCGAAAGCGAAGTGGCGCACCATAGTCTCGACACTGTTGCGCGGCAAGCATTGCCATGGTGCCAGCACGCGCAATTCGAACAGCCTCGATAACCTTTTGTTTACGGGCTCTTCATGACCTACATCTAGGCTTTGAGATGCCCCGCCTGCTGACGATTTATAAGGACGGACAATGCCGATCGGTCGGCCCCATTCATTTGCGTTGATTGGCGCTCTTGTCGCGCTGACGCCTGGCTTGGCGTTAGGCGGCAGCGTCGACGGGCAGGTGACATCGGCCATCCCGGTGCCCGCCTTACAGGATACAGTCCTGCCGGACAAAGGTCCCTCCCCGTCGCTGAATGTGGCCGCGTTGAAGAGCGGCCTCGACGCCCTGGCGGCAAACGACATTCCTAGAGCCCGCGCCGTACGCGACGGCTTGCCTGCCAATTCGCTCGATCATCATATCCTCGCCTGGGCGATAGCCCTCTATGGCGGCGACAAGGTGCCGAGCACCGACATTGCCGCCGCGGCACAGATGCTGCCGAACTGGCCGGGCACGATCGCCCTGCGCAAGAACAGCGAACGCGCGCTTTATCGCGAGAACCCCGCTCCACAGGCTGTGCTTCAGGCGTTCAACGGCAGCCAGCCGCAGACATTCGAAGGCGTGATGGTTCTTGCCCGCGCGTATGTATCGGTCGGCAATACCAAGGCGGCGCGCTCGGTATTGTCGCCGTTCTGGCGCACGGCGATGCTGGAAACCAAGGACGAGGCAGCGCTCATTCGCGAATTCGGCACGCTCATTCCGGCGGCCGATCATCGCTTTCGCATGGAGCGCATGTTCTATGCCGACCGGCCTGGTTCCGCGCAGCGGGTCGCGGCACTAGCGGGTGCCCAACAACTTGCCGACGCCTGGGCGGCGGCGGACAAAGGCGACAAGAACGCGCCAAAATTGCTGAATGCGGTGCCGATGGCGCAACGTTCGGCCGGCTATTTCTTTGCGCAGGCGGAGTATCTGCGCAAGCAAGATAAGTTTGCCGATGCCGCGGCGATGGTGATGAAGGCGCCGACCGACCGGGACGCCCTTGTCGACCCGGACGCCTGGTGGGTCGAGCGTCGGGTGCTGTCGCGCGAACTGGTCGACCAGGGCGACATGAAGACCGCCTACAAAATAGTCGCTGCGCATGCCGCCGAAAGCGCAGGCAATGCCGTGGACGCCGAATTCCATGCCGGCTGGTACGCGCTGCGCGGCCTGAATGACGCCAAGCTTGCCGCAACGCATTTTGCCCGCGTCGCCGATCTGGCTCAGGGGCCGATGTCGCTGTCTCGCGCCTACTATTGGCTCGGCCGCGCCGCTGAAGTCGGCGGTTCCGGCAACGCCGTTGATTACTTCGGCCGCGCGGCCACCTATGGCACGACATTCTATGGCCAGCTCGCCGCCGAGCGCGTCGGCCGGCGGGCACTCAACATCGTCTATCCGCAGCCGAGTGCGACCGATCGGCAGAATTTCGCCAACCGCGAAGCCGTCAGCGCCATCAAGCGACTGCAGGAGGCCGGTTATGACCGTTATGCGGAGACGCTCTACCGCGACCTCGCTGGCCAGATGAACAGCCCTGGGGAATTGGCGTTGCTTGCCGTGTTGGCGGAAAAGCAGGGCAATCATTTCATGGCGCTGAAAGTCGGCAAGATCGCCGGCGCTCGCGGCATCGACGTCGGGGCGCTCTCGCATCCGCTGGGAGTCATTCCCGATTCGGCAGATATTTCCGGTTCGGGCAAGGCGCTGGCCTATGCGATCGCTCGCCAGGAAAGCGAATTCAATGTCGGCGCCGTCTCAAGCGCCGGAGCGCGCGGGCTGTTGCAGCTTATGCCGGGAACCGCCAGGCAATTGGCGAAAAAGGCCGGATTGCAGTTTTCGCAAACACGGCTGACGAGCGATGCCGGCTACAATGCGACGCTGGGTGCCGCCTTCCTCGGCGAGCAGCTCGACCGTTTCAACGGCTCCTATGTGCTGACCTTTGCCGGCTACAATGCAGGCCCCAACCGGGCCGCCCAATGGTTGACGAAATACGGCGACCCGCGTGGCAAGGACGTGGATGCCGTCGTCGACTGGATCGAGCGGATTCCCTACACGGAAACAAGAAGTTACGTGCAGCGCGTGATGGAGAACTACGAAGTCTACAAGATGCGTATTTCCGGCAAGTACGACATCGTCGGCGACCTCGTGAACGGCCGCACTTGAGGCTTCCTTCCAGAGGGGGAGAAGGCAGAGCCTCGTCCATTTGACGATGCCTGCCCTCACCCGTTAGTTGTCCGAGTCAATCCAGCGAGGGACGGCAATCTAATGGCGAGCGACGAAGGTTTCTCCGACTTCTTCTACGCTGCGCCCGATGGGCTGAAGCTTCATGCCCGCATCTACGGCGAAACCAACTCCGATCATTTGCCAGTCGTGTGCCTGCCCGGCTTGACGCGCAACGCTCGGGATTTTCATGAGCTGGCGCACCATC
The nucleotide sequence above comes from Mesorhizobium shangrilense. Encoded proteins:
- the dapA gene encoding 4-hydroxy-tetrahydrodipicolinate synthase; protein product: MLRGSLTALVTPFEKSGRFDEKAFRAFVAWQLDEGTKGLVPVGTTGESPTLSHDEHRHVVKVCIEVAKGRAPVVAGAGSNNTEEAIGLVQYAEKAGADAALVVTPYYNKPTQRGLYAHFAAVAKATSLPIIIYNIPPRSVIDMMPETMGQLAHDFKNIIGVKDATGKVERVSEQRATCGKDFIQLSGEDASALGFNAHGGVGCISVTSNVAPRLCAEFQEATLSGDSARALELQDRLLPLHKAIFIEPGVSGAKYALSKLGKVENVLRSPLMTVEQSTADKIDAAMKHAGLIN
- a CDS encoding lytic transglycosylase domain-containing protein, producing the protein MPIGRPHSFALIGALVALTPGLALGGSVDGQVTSAIPVPALQDTVLPDKGPSPSLNVAALKSGLDALAANDIPRARAVRDGLPANSLDHHILAWAIALYGGDKVPSTDIAAAAQMLPNWPGTIALRKNSERALYRENPAPQAVLQAFNGSQPQTFEGVMVLARAYVSVGNTKAARSVLSPFWRTAMLETKDEAALIREFGTLIPAADHRFRMERMFYADRPGSAQRVAALAGAQQLADAWAAADKGDKNAPKLLNAVPMAQRSAGYFFAQAEYLRKQDKFADAAAMVMKAPTDRDALVDPDAWWVERRVLSRELVDQGDMKTAYKIVAAHAAESAGNAVDAEFHAGWYALRGLNDAKLAATHFARVADLAQGPMSLSRAYYWLGRAAEVGGSGNAVDYFGRAATYGTTFYGQLAAERVGRRALNIVYPQPSATDRQNFANREAVSAIKRLQEAGYDRYAETLYRDLAGQMNSPGELALLAVLAEKQGNHFMALKVGKIAGARGIDVGALSHPLGVIPDSADISGSGKALAYAIARQESEFNVGAVSSAGARGLLQLMPGTARQLAKKAGLQFSQTRLTSDAGYNATLGAAFLGEQLDRFNGSYVLTFAGYNAGPNRAAQWLTKYGDPRGKDVDAVVDWIERIPYTETRSYVQRVMENYEVYKMRISGKYDIVGDLVNGRT